GGAGCATCTCGCGCCGTTCGTCGCGCCCTACCTCGACGACACCGCGAGCCGCATCGTGGACGCGGTGACCACGGCGGCCGACGGGCTCGCGGTGACGCCGCTCCAGGTGGCCCTCGCGTGGGTACGGGACCGGCCGGGAGTGGCCGCGCCGATCGTCGGCGCGCGCAACTCGCAGCAGCTCACGGCGGCATTGTCAGTGGAGGCCCTTAGTCTTCCTGACGAGATCTGCCGGGCGCTCGACGATGTGTCGGTGCCCGTGCACCGCTATCCCGATCACGACTGGAGCACGCTGTGAGCACGGAGCCGGAGCCCACGGAGAAGACCGAGCCGGGGACGCGGGGCGCCGCACCGGGGCCGGAGGGCACCGGGGAAGCGCCGGGCCGGGCGACGGACGGCGTCGCGGTGAGCGCCGGGGGCGGCGAAGAAGGGGCGACCGGGGGGTCGGACACCGGTGCCGACGGATCAGCGCGAGACTCCGTGGCGGAGAGCGGTGACGCGGGGGCGGGCGACAGCACCCGGACCGGTGAGGGCGCCGACGGGGCTTCTGGGGGTGGCGATGGGTCGGGGGCGGCCGGGGGCGAGGCCGGTGAAGGCGTGAGTGACGGGCCTGTCGGCGGCGAGGAAGCGGAGGCCGACGCGGGCGAGGGCGGCGACTCCGCCGGCGTTGATGCGGACGGGGCGGGCAAGGCGCAGTTGTCCGAGGCCGAGGCCGAGTTGGCGGCCCAGCGGCTCGAGCGGGAGCGGATCGCACGGCGGAAGGCCGAGAAGCAGCGGCCCCTCGACAGTGGTGCCAAGCTCAGCGGGAAGGCGGCCGATCTCCTCGCTGCCGTACGGGCGGTGGAGAGCGGGGCGAAGCCCGTGGCCGCCGTCTTCAGCGAGCCCGAGCCGCCGCGTCGGCCCGCCCAGGAGCCGGTGCGGCCCCGGCCGGTGTCGGCGGAGGCGACCGGGGCCGGCGGTGTCGGCGGACCCGCGCCGGAGACCGTGGAGGCCGTACAGCGTGTGCTGGCCGAGGGCGGGGCGCCCAAGGCCCTCGCGCCGCAGGTCGCCGCGGTCCTCGGAGAAGGGGCCGCCGAGGAGCTGCGGGCGGATCCCTGGCAGTTGCTGCGGGTCACGGGCGTACGGCCCGAGCAGGCCGACGGGTTCGCGCGGGAGCTGCTCGGCGCGGAGTGCGCGCCGGACGACGAGCGGCGGGGGCGGGCGGTCACCGTCTGGCTCCTGGAGCAGGCGGCGCTCGCCGGGCACACCGCGCTGGAGATGCCGGCGCTCACCGCCGCACTGGCCCAGCGGGGCGTGCCGGACGCCGACGCGGCCGTACAGAGCACGATCGCCGAGGCCGAGGCCCTGGTCTTCCAGGACGCGCTCGACCCGGCGGCCCCGGAACCCGCGGAGGACGACGAGGAGGGCGTGGAGCTGCCGGTCCGGATCCTGGTCGGGCTCGAGCGTTACGCCCTCGCGGAGGAGAGCCTCGCCGACGGTCTGGCCCGGCTGATCAACTCCGTGCCCAAGGAGGACGGTTCGGCCGAGGACTGGGAGCGTGCCGCCGCGTCGGCCAAGGGTTCGGCCGCCGAGCTGATCCGCGCGGTCGCGGCGGGCGGTCTGGTCCTGCACACCGGCGGCCAGGCGTCCCTGACGGAACCCGCGGCGCTGCTGACAGCAGCGCGAGGGCTGGGGCTGCGGGCATGGGCGGCCACGCACAGCCCACTGGGCCGCGACCGCTTCAGCGCCCTGCTCCAAGGCGACCGGCCGATCGCCGCCGGCGCGGACGGGGCCGCGCGGCAGGACGACACCGCAGACGCCGGCCCCCACCGGCAGGGCGGCGGTACACGCGACGCCTCCGTCCCCCAGGACGACTTCGCCCCGGCGGCAGGGGCGGCACCCGGCATCCCGACCGGCTCCGCGCCCTCGGACGGCACCCCGCACGCACAACCCCACACCGGCTCCCCGGGCGGCACCCGGCCCGTCGCGACCGTCGCCGGGCTCCTCTCCGGTGCTGAAGGACCCGGTCGGGATGGAGACGGGGCGCTCGATCTCGACCTGCTCGTGGTGCTCGACGCGCCTCAGCTGGACGTCGAGACGGCCGCGCTGCTCGTGGAGTCGCTGCCGGACGGGGCGCGCCTGGTGCTGGGCGGAGATCCGGCCGTGCTGTGGTCGGCGGGGCCCGGACGGGTGTTCGCGGATCTGCTCGCCGCGCGGATCTGTCCGCAGGTCGCCTCGCGAAGGCCGGACCCCGGCCCCCTGGGCGAGCTGGTCTCCGGTATCGGCATCGGTGAGCTGAACCAGGTCGAGGCCCCCGGCAAGGAGGTCGTGATCGTGCCGGTGCGGGACGCGGGCGAGGCCGTGTACCGGACCGTGCAGTTGGTCGCGGACTCGGTGCCCCGGGCGCTCGGGGTGCCCGCCGAGGAGACACAGGTGATCACACCGGGCCACGGCGGCGCCGCCGGCACCCGCGCCCTCAATGCGGCCCTGAAGGAGCGCCTCAACCCCGGCCCCGGCCGCTTCGGCGGGTTCGACCCCGGTGACCGCGTCGCCTACTCCCCCGCACCGGGCCGTACGCTCCCGGGCCGCGTGGTCGGGGCCGACGCGGACGGCCTGCACCTGACCTGCGCAGGCGAGCCCGTCGTCGTACCGAAGGAGCGCGTGGAGCAGTCCGTACGTCACGGCTGGGCCCTGACCGCACACCAGGCGGTGGGTTGCCGCTGGCCCGCGGTGGTCGCGGTACTGCCCGGCGACGCCACCCAGGCCCTGTCCCGCCCCTGGGTCTACACGGCGTTCGGCAGGGCGGATCGCCACCTGTCCGTGGTCCAGGGCGCGGAACAGGCCCTCCCGAGGGCGGTGGCCGAGATCCCGGCCAAGCCGCGAACGACTCGGCTGCCCGTCCTCCTCAGGACACAGACACCGACGGCCGCCTGACCCGTCCGAAAAAGGGGCGCGGCCCCGGAGATCATTCCTCCGGGGCCGCGCCTCATTCGTCTCAGCGACGGTCCACGTCCAGCGGTTCCAGGTCCTCGTCCTCGAGGTCAGCCCCGTCGGCCTCGTCATCGACGTCCTCGTCGAGGTCGTCGTCAAGATCTTCGTCGAAGACCGCGCTGACATCGAACCGGCACACCACCCGCTCCACGTCGACCTGCTCGAACGGGGCCTCCAGCCACTCCCCCGGCTCGGCCGGTTCGTCGGCCGCGGTGACCCACAGTGTGGAGTCGCCCTCCTCGAGACCGAACTCCTTGTGCCGGGAGGCGATCTCGTCGGGCTCGAACTCGCCGAACAGCACCCCCAGCGCGCCGTGCACCGTGCCGGAGGCCTCTGTGCCGACGGCGTCGTCGGCCGCCTCGACCCGCTGGGCCTGCGCCAGCAACCGCTGCGGCTCCGCCACGGCGTAATCACGGCGGATCAGCACGCTCAGCGCGTTCGGCTCCTCCGGGCCCTTGTACGGCGCGGTGTCCTCCGCGCCGGGGATCTCGAAGGGGGTGACCTCGTCGTAACGGTCGTAGAGCAGCTCGTCGTACACCTCGGCGGCCGCGGCCAGTTCGTTGAAGGCCTCGTAGACGCCGGGGTCGTCCTCCCCCGACCTCCGTTCGACCGCGGCCAGGTGGCGGTCGAGGGCGGTCTTGACCGCCTCGGCGGCGGCACGTACCTCGGCAGCGGTGGGCTGCACAGCATCAGACATAGTGCAGACGCTATCCGTACCGGGCCCCGGACCGCACAATAGATGCGATGCCGGAATACGAATTTGTCGACGTGTACGTACCGCGGGGGGTCTCCCGCAAGGACGCCACACGTCTGCTGACGGACCATGCCGAGTACGGACACTGGGAGTTGGACCGACTGAGCCTGATGCGCGATGGCAGCCGCAGGGTGCGGTTGCGCCGGCGGATCATCCGCCAGGTGCGTGCCACGTGGTGAGACAGGCCGAACGGAGCGGGCCCCGCCGCGGCGGGGCCCGCTCCGTTTCACGCGGTGTGCCCTAGGCCGAGGCCCGTGCCCTGCGGTAGAGCACCGTGCCCGCCAGGAGCGCCCCGGCGCCCACCGGGAGGGCCAGGCCGATCGGCAGGTCGCTGCCGGTCTGGGCGAGCTGCGCGCTGCCCAGGGGCTGGGTGAGCGTCTGGGTACCGGGGTGGTTGCCGCTGACCTGCGTCTGGTGGCCCGCGCCGGGCGGGGTGGCGGGGGAGCCGAGGTGGCCGGGCTCCACCGGGTTACCGGGGTGGCCGGGGTCGCCCGGGTTGCCCGGGTTGCCGGGCTGTTCCGGCGATCCGGGCGGCGTCTGGTGGCCGCCGGGCGGGGTGTGCCGCCCGCCGCCGGAGCCGTTTCCGCAGTCGTCGTCCATGGCGGGGTTGCCGACGCCGATAAGGTCGACGCTGTTGCCGCAGACGTTCACCGGAACGTCGATCGGCGCCTCCACGTGGTTGCCCGAGCCCACGCCGGGTGAGCCACCGGTGTGTCCGCCGGCGTGCGAACCCTCAGAGCCCGCGGAGTCTGAGTCGCCGTGTCCGCCGTCTCCGTGACCCTGGTGACCGCCGTCCTGTGCTCCGGCGCCGCCGCCCTTGCCGCAGCTGTTGCCCATCGCGGGGTTCAGGACCCCGACGACGTCCACGGTGTTGCCGCACACGTTCACCGGCACGTGCACCGGCACCGACACCGTGTTGCCCGACAGTACGCCGGGAGAGTTCGCGCTTGATCCGCTCGCGCCCGAGTCGGCGTGGGCGGCGCCTCCTGCCGCGGCGATCACGCCGGTCGCGGCCGCCACTGTCATCAGGCTCTTGCGGGTGACTTGTCGCATGTACCGAATCCCTGCTTTCGACCTTGTCCCGAAATACCGCCGCATCGCGGTTCTGCTTCTTTTCGAAAAGGCCGGTCGGCCCCGGAACGCATGGCGTGCACTCCGGGGCCGACCGGCTCACCCCTCTTCACTGAGGGCGAGGCACAACGTCACTTGTTGATGCAGGTGTTACCGAAGGCGGGGTTCAGCAGCCCGATCACGGAGACCGTGTTGCCGCAGGCGTTCACCGGCACGTGCACGGGAACCTGGACGACGTTGCCGGACAGAACATCCGGGGAGCCCACAGCAGCACCCTGAGCACCCGCATCGGCGACGGCAAGCCCCGCGCCCGCGAGAACCAGGCCACCAGTGGCAGCGGCAGCGGCGACGACCTTCTTGATCATTCTTCCTCCTTATTGGCAAAGCGACCCCAAGTAGCGGATCGCATCACCTGTAACGCGGAGGGAGTAATGGGGATACGAGCTTATGAGCACATTCACTCTTGCCGACCGATTTCGCACGAGCGGCCGAATTGCCGCGTCAACTCGCGTCGATGAAACGGTCGAGCACCCGCACGCCGAACTTCAGCCCGTCCACGGGCACCCGCTCGTCGACACCGTGGAACATCCCGGCGAAGTCCAGCTCCGGGGGCAGCTTCAGCGGCGCGAAACCGAAGCCGCGGATGCCGAGCTCGTCGAAGGACTTGGCGTCGGTGCCGCCGGAGAGCATGTACGGGATCGCCTTGGCGGCGGGGTCCTCGGCGACCAGCGCGGACTGCATGGCGTCCACCAGCGCCCCGTCGAAGGTCGTCTCCACGGCCTTGTCGGAGTGCACGTCCTCCCGCTTGACCTTGGGCCCGAGGATCTTGTCGAGGTCGGTGAGGAACTCCTCCTCGAAGCCGGGCAGGAAGCGCCCGTCGACGTGCGCGGTGGCCTCGCCCGGGATGACGTTGACCTTGTAGCCCGCGCCGAGCTGGGTGGGATTGGCGGTGTTGCTGAGGGTCGCGCCGATGAGCTTGGCGATGCCGCCGAGCCGGGCGAGCGTGCCCTCCATGTCCTCCGGGTCCAGCTCGGTACCCAGCGCGTCGCCGAGCTCGTCGAGGAAGGCGCGGGTGGTCTTGGTGACCCGGACCGGGAACGTGTGCCGTCCGAGCCGCGCGACCGCCTCCGACAGTTCGGTGATGGCGTTGTCCCGGTGGATCATCGAGCCGTGCCCGGCGGTGCCGGCCACCGTCAGCTTCATCCAGTGCATGCCCTTCTCGGCCGTCTGGATCAGGTAGAGCCGCCGCTGCTCGCTCACCGTGAAGGAGAAGCCGCCGACCTCGCTGATCGCCTCGGTCACGCCCTCGAAGAGCTCCGGGTGGTGGTCGACGAGGTACCGGGCGCCGAACTTGCCGCCCGCCTCCTCGTCGGCGAGGAACGCGAGGACGATGTCGCGGGGCGGCCTGCGCCCACTGCGCAGGCGGTCCCGGACGACCGCCAGGGTCATCGCGTCCATGTCCTTCATGTCGACGGCGCCCCGCCCCCACACGCACCCGTCGGCGACCTCGCCGGAGAAGGGGTGGTGGGTCCAGTCCTGCGCGTTGGCCGGCACCACGTCGGTGTGTCCGTGGATCAGCAGCGCGGGCCTGGACGGGTCCTCGCCGGCGATCCTGGCGACCGTGGAGGCGCGACCGGGGTGCGACTCGAAAATCTGCGGTTCGAGGCCCACCTCGGCGAGCTTCTCCGCGACGTACTCGGCCGCCTTGCGCTCACCCGGGCCCGAGTGGTCGCCGTAGTTGCTGGTGTCGATCCGGATCAGCTCGCGGCAGAGGTCCACGACCTCGTCCTCGCCGGTGACGCCCCTGGCCGTGTCCGTGTCGCTCACGCTGTTCCTCCCGCTGTCACTGCTGGTGGTTCCCCTCATCCTCCCCCCGCGGCCCGGTCCTCCCCAAGACCGGGCCCGGCCCGTCACACGCCGTTCACGCGGGGCCGGGCACGGGGACGGGGGGTGATCGGGGCCCCTCGAAAGCCTGGTAATGTTTCCTTCGTCGCCGCGAGGGGAACCCCGCGCGACAGACACCTTGTCCGGGTGGCGGAATGGCAGACGCGCTAGCTTGAGGTGCTAGTGCCCTTTATCGGGCGTGGGGGTTCAAGTCCCCCCTCGGACACCAGCCGAATCCCCCGGCCGCTCAGCGGCCGGGGGATTCGTCGTGTACGGCCTGTTCGCTGCATGTGGGGCATCTCTCGCTCGGCGTGAAGATCACCAGGTCACAGGCGCGCGGCAGAGCTGCCGCACCGCCCGAACAGCCCTTTCCCGGTGGCCGTTTCGGGGGGTCGAACCTAGCGTCGTACTAAAATTTCCGGCTTGTTACGAGCTGGAGCCGGACAACCCCAGGCAGACCTGCGGCCCGCCAGCGCCCCGGAGGGCTCCGGGATCGAGACGCGAGGACCGATGGCAGCGATACACGAGAGCAGTGCTCTCGGCCTGCTCAACGAAGAGCTCAGCGCAGAGATCCGCGAACAGTTCGGCCACACCGCCCGTTTCTCCGGGGGCCCGGCCGCCTCCCCGCGCACGCTCGTCGACGTCTTCGACGCATCCGTACGGTCCTACCCCGACGAGCTCGCCCTGGACGACGGGACCACCCGGCTCACCTACCGTGCGCTGGCTGTCGAGGTGGAGCGGCTGCGGCGGCGGCTCGCCGAGGCCGGGGTCGGGCTCGGCGACCGGGTCGGCATCCGGGTACCGTCCGGCACCAACGACCTGTACGTCGCGATCCTCGCCGTGCTGGCGGCGGGCGGCGCGTACGTCCCCGTCGACGCCGAGGACCCCGACGAGCGGGCCGAGCTGGTGTTCGGGGAGGCGGAGGTCCGGGCCGTGGTCGGCGCCGGGCACGAGCTGACCGTCCACGGGCGCTGCGACTCCCCCGCCGCCCGGCCCGGCATCGAGCACGACGCGTGGATCATCTTCACCTCCGGCTCCACCGGCAGGCCCAAGGGGGTCGCCGTCTCGCACCGCAGCGCGGCCGCCTTCGTGGACGCCGAGGCCGCCCTGTTCCTCACCGACGATCCCATCGGTCCCGCTGACAGGGTCATGGCGGGGCTGTCGGTCGCCTTCGACGCGTCCTGCGAGGAGATGTGGCTGGCCTGGCGGTACGGCGCCTGTCTGGTGCCGGTGCCGCGTTCGCAGGTCAGGAGCGGGGCCGATCTCGGGCCCTGGCTGGTCGAGCAGGAGATCACCGTCGTCTCCACGGTGCCGACGCTCGCCGCGCTGTGGGAGCCCGAGACCCTCAACGACGTACGGCTGCTGATCTTCGGCGGTGAGGCCTGCCCGCCCGAACTGGCACAGCGGCTGGTGACGGAGGGGCGCGAGGTGTGGAACACCTACGGGCCCACCGAGGCGACCGTGGTGGCCTGTGCCTCGCTGATGAGCGGCGAGGAGCCGATCCGGATCGGGCTGCCGCTGGACGGCTGGGAGCTGGCCGTCGTCGACGAGGCCGGGGACCCCGTGCCGATGGGCGCGAGCGGGCAGCTGGTGATCGGCGGGGTCGGGCTGGCGCGGTACCTGGACGCCGAGAAGGACGCGGAGAAGTACGCGCCGCTGAAGTCGCTGGGCTGGCAGCGGGCGTACCGCAGCGGTGACCTGGTGAAGGCGGAGCCCGAGGGGCTCGTCTTCCTCGGCCGGGCCGACGAGCAGATCAAGCTCGGGGGCCGGCGGATCGAGCTGGGTGAGGTCGACGCGGCTCTCCAGGCCCTGCCCGGCGTCGCGGGAGCGGCCGCCGCCGTCCGCACCGCCCGCAGCGGCAACCAGCTCCTCGTCGGGTACGTCGTCACGCAGGACGGCTGGGACCACGCCGCGGCCGTGAAGAAGCTGCGGGCCGAACTGCCCGCCGCGCTCGTGCCGTTGATCGCCCCCGTCGCCGACCTGCCGACGCGGACCTCCGGCAAGGTGGACCGCAACGCGCTGCCCTGGCCGCTCGAGGGGCTCGAAACGGGCGGCCCCGCGGAGGAGTTGTACGGCACCGAGGCCTGGCTCGCCGAGCAGTGGGCGGAAGTCCTCGGCATCCCGGTCTGCGGTGCCCGCGACGACTTCTTCGCGATCGGCGGCAGCAGCCTGGCCGCCGCCCAGTTGACCACCCGGCTGCGCACCCGCTACCCGAGCGCGGCCGTCCTCGACATCTACCAGCAGCCCACGCTGCGGAAGTTGGCCCGCCACCTGGAGGAGTCCGCGCAGGACGACGGGGCGGCGCGGGTGATCGCACCGGTGCCGCTCAAGGCCCAGGTGATCCAACTCCTCGTCCTGCTCCCCCTGTTCACGCTGCTCGGGCTGCGCTGGCTGGTGCCGCTCGCCGCGCTCGGGAACGTCCTGCCGTACTCCTGGCTGCCGGGCACCTCGTGGTGGCTGGTGGGGGCCGGTGCCCTGCTGCTGTTCAGCCCGCCAGGACGGCTGGCGATCGCAGCGGGCGGGGCGCGCGTGCTGCTGCGCACGGTGCAGCCCGGCCGCTACCCCCGCGGTGGCAGCGTGCACCTGCGGCTGTGGACGGCCGAGCGGCTCGCCGAGTTCACCGGAGCGACCTCGCTGACCGGCTCCTGGCTGGAGCGGTACGCGCGGGCGCTGGGCGCCAGGATCGGCCCGGACGTGGATCTGCACTCGCTGCCGCCGGTCACCGGCATGCTCAAACTGGGCCGGGGCGCGGCCGTCGAGTCCGAGGTGGACCTGTCCGGCTGGTGGCTGGACGGCGACCGGCTGGAGATCGGCCAGGTCAAGGTGGGCGCGCACGCCGTCGTCGGCACGCGCAGCATCCTCTTCCCCGGCGCCCGGGTCGGCAAGCGGGCCGAGGTGGCGCCGGGCTCGGCGGTCACCGGGCAGATCCCGACCGGTCAGCGCTGGGCGGGCGCTCCCGCGGTCAAGCTGGGCAAGGCCAAGCGCAACTGGCCGAAGGAGCGGCCGGGGCGGGGGACGTACTGGCGGGTGATGTACGGCCTGGCCGGCTTCTCCCTGAGCATGCTCCCGGTGCTGGCGGGTGGCGCGGCCTTCCTGGTCGCGCGTCCGTTCCTCGCCGCCCACGCGCCCCTGAAGGGCGCCGCCCTGGCCCTCGTCCCGGCCACGCTCGCCTTCGGGCTGGCGTACGCGCTGCTCGTCCTGGTCGCCGTACGACTGCTGAGCCTGGGGCTGCGCGAGGGGACGTATCCGACGCACAGCAGGGTCGGGTGGCAGGCGTGGACCGTCACACAGCTGATGGACCGCTCGCGCGAGACGCTGTTCCCGCTGTACGCCGGGCTGGTCACGCCGGTGTGGCTGCGGCTGCTCGGGATGCGGATCGGACGCGGTGCGGAGGTGTCGACGGTGCTCGCGCTGCCGAGCCTGACGACGGTCGGCGAGGGCGCGTTCCTGGCCGACGACACGCTGACCGCGCCGTACGAGCTGGGTGGCGGCTGGGTCAGGGTCGGGCGCGCGGAGATCGGGCGGCGGGCGTTCCTCGGCAACTCCGGGATGACCGCGCCGGGGCGGACCGTGCCGGACGGCGGGCTGGTGGGCGTGCTGTCGGCCACGCCGAAGAAGGCGAAGAAGGGCACGTCGTATCTGGGCCTGCCGCCGGTGAAACTGCCGCGCAGTGCGGCCGACAGCGACCAGAGCCGGACGTACGAGCCCTCGGCGGGGCTGCTGTGGGCGCGCGGTCTGGTGGAGCTGTGCCGGATCGTGCCCGTGTTCTGCTCGGCGTGGCTGGCCGTGCTGACGGTGGCCGCGCTGTGTGTGCTCGGGCCGTGGGCCTGGCCGCTGGCGGGAGTGGTGCTGCTCGTGGCCGGTGCGTCGGCGGGGCTGGTGTCGATGGTCGCGAAGTGGCTGCTCGTGGGGCGGCACCGCAGTGGGGAGCACCCGCTGTGGAGCGGCTTCGTGTGGCGCAACGAGCTCGCGGACACCTTCGTCGAGGTGCTCGCGGTGCCGTGGCTGGCGGGTTCCGTGCCCGGTACGCCGGTGCTGACGGCGTGGCTCAGGGGGCTCGGCGCGCGGATCGGCAAGGGCGTCTGGGTGGAGAGCTACTGGCTGCCGGAGACAGATCTGGTGACCCTGGAGGACGCGGCGACCGTGAACCGCGGCTGTGTGCTCCAGACCCACCTCTTCCACGACCGGATCTTGCGGACGGATACTGTTGTTCTCCGTGAGGGTGCCACGCTGGGCCCTGGCGGGATCGTGCTGCCCGGCAGCACGATCGGGGCCCGCACCACGCTGGGCCCCGCGTCGCTCGTCATGGCCGCGGAGTCCGTCCCGGACGACACCCGTTGGCTCGGCAACCCGATCGAGGCATGGCGGCCCTGAACGCGGGCCACTCGGAGTCGGTGAGCGGTGTACCGGCGGATCCGAGCGGCAACGCAGCGCAGGGAGCGGAAGCGGCAGTGGCAGTTCAGCAGGCGGCGGGTCCGGACCCGTACTTCCCGGACCACGGTGACGCCCGGTACCGGGTGCACCGCTACGAGCTCGCCCTGGACTACCGTCCGGGCCCGAACCGCCTGGCCGGGAGCGCCCGGATCAACGCCATAGCGGGGCGCTCGCCGCTCGCCGAGTTCATGCTCAACCTGTCCGACTTCAAGATCGGCCGGGTGCGGGTGGACGGCCGGCAGGCGCGCTACACGCACCGGGGCGGGAAGCTGCGGGTCCGGCCCGCGAAGCCCATCAGGGCAGGTGCCGCCTTCACCGTCGAGGTGCACTGGTCGGGCAACCCCAAGCCGGTCGGCAGCCCTTGGGGCGGGCTCGGCTGGGAGGAGCTGGAGGACGGGGCGCTGGTCGCGAGCCAGCCGATCGGGGCGCCGTCCTGGTATCCGTGCAACGACCGGCCCGCGGACAAGGCGTCGTACCAGATCTCGATCACCACGCCGTCGGCGTACGCGGTGGTGGCGGGCGGCAGGCTGCTGACCCGTACGACCAAGGCGTCCACGACGACCTGGGTGTACGAGCAGGCCGCGCCCACGTCCAGCTATCTCGTCGGGCTGTCGATCGGCAAGTACCAGACGGTGCTGCTCGGTGACCCGGGCCCTGGCGGGGTGCCGCAGCACGGGCACATCCCGGCGCATCTGCTCCCGGAGTTCTCCCGGGACTTCGCGCGGCAGCCGCGGATGATGGAGCTGTTCCAGGAGCTGTTCGGGCCGTATCCGTTCGACGAGTACGCGGTGGTCGTCACGGAGGAGGAGCTCGATGTGCCCGTGGAGGCCCAGGGGTTGTCGCTCTTCGGCGCCAACCACGTGGACGGTGCCCGGGGTTGGGAGCGGCTGGTCGCGCACGAGCTGGCGCACCAGTGGTTCGGAAACAGTGTGTCCATCGCGGACTGGCGGCACATCTGGCTGAACGAGGGGTTCGCCAAGTACGCCGAGTGGCTGTGGTCGGAGCGCTCGGGGGGCCGTACCGCGCAGCAACTGGCCGCTGCGGCACACCGGTTGCTGTCCTCGCTCCCTCAGGACCTGCGCCTGGCCGACCCGGGCCGCAAGTCGATGTTCGACGACCGGCTCTACGAGCGCGGCGGGCTCACCGTGCACGCGGTGCGCTGCGCGATGGGTGACGAGGCGTTCTTCCGGATGCTGCGCGGCTGGGCGGGGCTGCACCGGGGCGGGGCCGTGACCACGACGACCTTCACGGCCCATGTCAACCGGTTCGCGGACGAGCCCTTGAACGACCTGTTCGACGCCTGGGTGAACCGGGCGGCGCTGCCGCCGCTGCCCACGCTGATTCCGGCACGGCCCGCGCACCCGCCCACCAACGCCGGGTCGGCGTAGGCGGGCGGGCCCCGGGTCTCAGCTCACCGGCACCTTCAGCTTGTCCCAGCTGGCCTTGCCCGGGATGCCGTCCGCGTCCCTGCCCCGGAAGTGCAGCTTGTGCTGCCAGGCCTGGTAGGACTTGCGGTCGGCCTCGGTCCACTCGGGGCTCGGCCCCTCCTCGTAATGGCCGCAGCCCTCGGCGACCAGGCGGTGGCCCATCGCGGTGATGATCGGGGACTTCTGCCCGAGGTGGAAGAAGTCCGCGCCGGGGAACGGGATGTACGACGGTTTCGACGGCGTGGGCTTCGGATCGGGTTGGGGCTTCTTGCCGCCGAGGCGGTCGGCGATCTGCTTGCGCATGCCGTCCATGGTGAAGCCGCGCGGGTCCTGCTTGCCCGGCTGCCACTCCTTGTGGCCGATCACCGAGCGCTCGCTCCAGCCGTGGTGGCGGCAGATCGCGGCGGCGACCTTCTCGATGGCCTCCTTCTGCACCTCCGGCCAAGGGTCCTTGCCGTTACCGAGGTTGATGCACTCGAAGCCGTAGAAGTGCCGGTTGCCGTCGGTGTCCGCCTCGTTGTCGCCGGGCAGCTTCGACTCGTTGATCACCGCGCGCAGGACGTCGCTGTCGCCCAATCCGGCATGGTTCGCACGGCCGTTGCCGACTAGGTGGATCTCGCCCTTCTTGTCGATCACACCGTGGCAGAGCGGGCCGGGCAGACCCGAGTAGCCGTCGTAGCAGATGTCGACGGAGGCCGCGGTGCCCGAGGTGACGGTGTGGTGGATCATCACGCCGTTCACCGGGCCCCAGGGGCCCTTCGTGTTGCGGTTGTGGGAACGCCAGTTGCGGACCTCGTGGACCGTCAGGCCCTCCGCGCGCAGGAGTTCCACCATCTTGGACGCGCCGATCGGCTTCGCCATTACCGGTTCCCTTCCTCCGAGGCCTCCGCTTCCGCCTGTGCCGTGGTCTGCGACTGGCCGTGCGAGGGATCGGCCTCCGCGGCCTCCTCCTGACGGCGGGCCTGCTCCTCCGCCGCCAGCGTCGCCTCGCTCGCCGCGGGAACGCTGCTGGCCAGCGGCCCGAAGGCGTAGCGCAGGTCCACGGTGCTGCCCTCGCCCTTGACCAGGGCGAGCGGGGCGAAGCCGCGGACGATGCCGAACGGGGCCTGGAGGAGGGGGCGGCGGGCCGAGTCCGTGGGCCACTCGACGCTGCCGGTGGCGGTGCGGGCGGGGATGATCCAGTGGTCGCCGGTGCGGTAGCCGACACC
This portion of the Streptomyces canus genome encodes:
- a CDS encoding Pls/PosA family non-ribosomal peptide synthetase; its protein translation is MAAIHESSALGLLNEELSAEIREQFGHTARFSGGPAASPRTLVDVFDASVRSYPDELALDDGTTRLTYRALAVEVERLRRRLAEAGVGLGDRVGIRVPSGTNDLYVAILAVLAAGGAYVPVDAEDPDERAELVFGEAEVRAVVGAGHELTVHGRCDSPAARPGIEHDAWIIFTSGSTGRPKGVAVSHRSAAAFVDAEAALFLTDDPIGPADRVMAGLSVAFDASCEEMWLAWRYGACLVPVPRSQVRSGADLGPWLVEQEITVVSTVPTLAALWEPETLNDVRLLIFGGEACPPELAQRLVTEGREVWNTYGPTEATVVACASLMSGEEPIRIGLPLDGWELAVVDEAGDPVPMGASGQLVIGGVGLARYLDAEKDAEKYAPLKSLGWQRAYRSGDLVKAEPEGLVFLGRADEQIKLGGRRIELGEVDAALQALPGVAGAAAAVRTARSGNQLLVGYVVTQDGWDHAAAVKKLRAELPAALVPLIAPVADLPTRTSGKVDRNALPWPLEGLETGGPAEELYGTEAWLAEQWAEVLGIPVCGARDDFFAIGGSSLAAAQLTTRLRTRYPSAAVLDIYQQPTLRKLARHLEESAQDDGAARVIAPVPLKAQVIQLLVLLPLFTLLGLRWLVPLAALGNVLPYSWLPGTSWWLVGAGALLLFSPPGRLAIAAGGARVLLRTVQPGRYPRGGSVHLRLWTAERLAEFTGATSLTGSWLERYARALGARIGPDVDLHSLPPVTGMLKLGRGAAVESEVDLSGWWLDGDRLEIGQVKVGAHAVVGTRSILFPGARVGKRAEVAPGSAVTGQIPTGQRWAGAPAVKLGKAKRNWPKERPGRGTYWRVMYGLAGFSLSMLPVLAGGAAFLVARPFLAAHAPLKGAALALVPATLAFGLAYALLVLVAVRLLSLGLREGTYPTHSRVGWQAWTVTQLMDRSRETLFPLYAGLVTPVWLRLLGMRIGRGAEVSTVLALPSLTTVGEGAFLADDTLTAPYELGGGWVRVGRAEIGRRAFLGNSGMTAPGRTVPDGGLVGVLSATPKKAKKGTSYLGLPPVKLPRSAADSDQSRTYEPSAGLLWARGLVELCRIVPVFCSAWLAVLTVAALCVLGPWAWPLAGVVLLVAGASAGLVSMVAKWLLVGRHRSGEHPLWSGFVWRNELADTFVEVLAVPWLAGSVPGTPVLTAWLRGLGARIGKGVWVESYWLPETDLVTLEDAATVNRGCVLQTHLFHDRILRTDTVVLREGATLGPGGIVLPGSTIGARTTLGPASLVMAAESVPDDTRWLGNPIEAWRP
- a CDS encoding M1 family metallopeptidase; the protein is MAVQQAAGPDPYFPDHGDARYRVHRYELALDYRPGPNRLAGSARINAIAGRSPLAEFMLNLSDFKIGRVRVDGRQARYTHRGGKLRVRPAKPIRAGAAFTVEVHWSGNPKPVGSPWGGLGWEELEDGALVASQPIGAPSWYPCNDRPADKASYQISITTPSAYAVVAGGRLLTRTTKASTTTWVYEQAAPTSSYLVGLSIGKYQTVLLGDPGPGGVPQHGHIPAHLLPEFSRDFARQPRMMELFQELFGPYPFDEYAVVVTEEELDVPVEAQGLSLFGANHVDGARGWERLVAHELAHQWFGNSVSIADWRHIWLNEGFAKYAEWLWSERSGGRTAQQLAAAAHRLLSSLPQDLRLADPGRKSMFDDRLYERGGLTVHAVRCAMGDEAFFRMLRGWAGLHRGGAVTTTTFTAHVNRFADEPLNDLFDAWVNRAALPPLPTLIPARPAHPPTNAGSA
- a CDS encoding peptidoglycan-binding protein; the protein is MAKPIGASKMVELLRAEGLTVHEVRNWRSHNRNTKGPWGPVNGVMIHHTVTSGTAASVDICYDGYSGLPGPLCHGVIDKKGEIHLVGNGRANHAGLGDSDVLRAVINESKLPGDNEADTDGNRHFYGFECINLGNGKDPWPEVQKEAIEKVAAAICRHHGWSERSVIGHKEWQPGKQDPRGFTMDGMRKQIADRLGGKKPQPDPKPTPSKPSYIPFPGADFFHLGQKSPIITAMGHRLVAEGCGHYEEGPSPEWTEADRKSYQAWQHKLHFRGRDADGIPGKASWDKLKVPVS